A single Mustela lutreola isolate mMusLut2 chromosome X, mMusLut2.pri, whole genome shotgun sequence DNA region contains:
- the RPL10 gene encoding large ribosomal subunit protein uL16 isoform X2, producing the protein MGRRPARCYRYCKNKPYPKSRFCRGVPDAKIRIFDLGRKKAKVDEFPLCGHMVSDEYEQLSSEALEAARICANKYMVKSCGKDGFHIRVRLHPFHVIRINKMLSCAGADRYAGCLWKAPGHSSQGPHWPSHHVHPYQAAEQGACD; encoded by the exons ATGGGCCGCCGCCCTGCCCGGTG tTACCGGTATTGCAAGAACAAGCCGTATCCAAAATCTCGCTTCTGCAGAGGTGTCCCTG ATGCCAAGATTCGCATCTTTGACCTGGGGCGGAAGAAGGCAAAAGTAGATGAGTTCCCACTGTGCGGCCACATGGTGTCCGATGAATACGAGCAGCTCTCCTCTGAAG CCCTGGAGGCTGCTCGTATTTGTGCCAACAAATACATGGTGAAAAGCTGTGGCAAAGATGGTTTTCACATCCGAGTGCGGCTCCATCCCTTCCATGTCATCCGCATCAACAAGATGTTGTCCTGTGCTGGAGCGGACAG GTATGCGGGGTGCCTTTGGAAAGCCCCAGGGCACAGTAGCCAGGGTCCACATTGGCCAAGTCATCATGTCCATCCGTACCAAGCTGCAGAACAAGGAGCATGTGATTGA
- the DNASE1L1 gene encoding deoxyribonuclease-1-like 1: MHYPAMFLLLLPGGAEAFRICAFNGQRLTLSKAAREHVMDTFVRILARCDIMVLQEVVDASGSAISLLLRELNRFDGSGFYSVLSSPSLGRSTYMEKYVYVYRSHKTQVLDSYVYEDTDDLFAREPFVAQFTFPSKVLPSLVLVPLHTTPKAVEKELNALYDVFLDVSQRWQSQDMILLGDFNADCASLPKKRLGELVLRTQAGFQWVIGDEEDTTVRASTRCAYDRVVLHGGRCQSLLRSAAAFNFPRSFGLTEEEALNISDHYPVEVELNRAAPGVPPLGLAALLLLLLLLLPRLGLVA; this comes from the exons ATGCACTACCCAGCCAtgttcctgcttctcctgcctgggGGCGCTGAGGCCTTTCGCATCTGTGCCTTCAATGGCCAGCGGCTGACACTTTCCAAGGCGGCCAGAGAACATGTGATGGACACCTTCGTTCGG ATCCTGGCTCGCTGCGACATCATGGTGCTGCAGGAGGTAGTGGACGCTTCTGGCAGTGCTATCTCTCTCCTGCTCCGAGAACTCAATCG ATTTGATGGCTCTGGGTTCTACAGCGTCTTGAGCAGCCCCTCGCTGGGGCGCAGCACATACATGGAGAAGTACGTGTACGTGTACCG GTCACACAAGACACAAGTCCTGGATTCCTACGTGTATGAGGACACGGATGATCTCTTTGCCCGGGAGCCCTTTGTGGCCCAGTTCACTTTTCCCAGCAAGg TCCTTCCCAGCCTGGTGCTGGTTCCGCTGCACACCACTCCGAAAGCCGTGGAGAAGGAGCTGAACGCCCTGTACGACGTGTTTCTGGATGTCTCCCAGCGCTGGCAGAGCCAG GACATGATCTTGCTCGGGGACTTCAACGCTGACTGTGCCTCACTGCCCAAAAAGCGCCTGGGGGAGCTGGTGCTACGGACGCAGGCAGGCTTCCAGTGGGTGATCGGCGACGAGGAGGACACCACGGTGCGGGCCAGCACCCGCTGCGCTTACGACCGCGTGGTGCTGCATGGGGGGCGCTGTCAGAGCCTGCTGCGCTCCGCGGCTGCCTTTAACTTCCCCAGGAGCTTTGGCCTCACCGAGGAGGAG GCCCTCAACATCAGCGACCACTACCCTGTGGAAGTAGAGCTGAACCGGGCGGCACCCGGGGTCCCGCCTCTTGGCCTGGCCGCCctattgctgctgctgctgctcctgctccccCGCCTGGGCCTGGTGGCCTGA
- the RPL10 gene encoding large ribosomal subunit protein uL16 isoform X1 encodes MGRRPARCYRYCKNKPYPKSRFCRGVPDAKIRIFDLGRKKAKVDEFPLCGHMVSDEYEQLSSEALEAARICANKYMVKSCGKDGFHIRVRLHPFHVIRINKMLSCAGADRLQTGMRGAFGKPQGTVARVHIGQVIMSIRTKLQNKEHVIEALRRAKFKFPGRQKIHISKKWGFTKFNADEFEDMVAEKRLIPDGCGVKYIPNRGPLDKWRALHS; translated from the exons ATGGGCCGCCGCCCTGCCCGGTG tTACCGGTATTGCAAGAACAAGCCGTATCCAAAATCTCGCTTCTGCAGAGGTGTCCCTG ATGCCAAGATTCGCATCTTTGACCTGGGGCGGAAGAAGGCAAAAGTAGATGAGTTCCCACTGTGCGGCCACATGGTGTCCGATGAATACGAGCAGCTCTCCTCTGAAG CCCTGGAGGCTGCTCGTATTTGTGCCAACAAATACATGGTGAAAAGCTGTGGCAAAGATGGTTTTCACATCCGAGTGCGGCTCCATCCCTTCCATGTCATCCGCATCAACAAGATGTTGTCCTGTGCTGGAGCGGACAG GCTGCAGACAGGTATGCGGGGTGCCTTTGGAAAGCCCCAGGGCACAGTAGCCAGGGTCCACATTGGCCAAGTCATCATGTCCATCCGTACCAAGCTGCAGAACAAGGAGCATGTGATTGAGGCCCTACGCAGGGCCAAGTTCAAGTTCCCTGGCCGCCAGAAG ATCCACATCTCCAAGAAGTGGGGCTTTACTAAGTTCAATGCGGATGAATTTGAAGACATGGTGGCTGAAAAGCGGCTTATCCCAGATGGCTGTGGGGTCAAATACATCCCTAACCGTGGTCCCTTGGACAAATGGAGGGCTCTGCACTCATGA